Proteins encoded by one window of Arachis ipaensis cultivar K30076 chromosome B04, Araip1.1, whole genome shotgun sequence:
- the LOC107638842 gene encoding nuclear transcription factor Y subunit A-7 isoform X4, which translates to MQSLSANGISDPGAGMQNNQYVTPAPLGTGYAMAPPPYPYPDPYYRSMFAPNDTQPYPPQPYGGHPMNFISCQAHIQLMGIQQAGVPLPTNAIEEPVFVNAKQYHGILRRRQSRAKAESENKAIRNRKPYLHESRHQHALRRARGCGGRFLNSKKDENQQDELSPADKSHSNDNHNPDKNNLAPSDRAS; encoded by the exons ATGCAATCTTTATCTGCAAATGGAATTTCTGATCCAGGTGCTGGTATGCAGAATAATCAGTATGTAACACCTGCACCACTTGGAACTGGGTATGCTATG GCGCCCCCTCCTTATCCATATCCAGATCCTTACTACAGAAGCATGTTTGCTCCGAATGATACACAGCCATATCCCCCGCAGCCATATGGTGGACATCCAATg AATTTTATCTCATGCCAGGCCCATATTCAGTTAATGGGAATTCAGCAAGCTGGTGTTCCTTTGCCTACTAATGCAATTGAGGAGCCTGTGTTTGTAAATGCAAAGCAGTATCACGGTATCTTAAGACGTAGGCAATCCCGTGCTAAAGCTGAATCCGAAAATAAGGCTATCAGGAATCGTAAG CCATACCTGCATGAATCTCGACATCAGCATGCACTTCGACGAGCAAGAGGATGTGGAGGCCGATTTCTGAACTCAAAGAAAGATGAGAATCAACAGGACGAGCTGTCACCTGCTGACAAATCACACTCAAACGACAATCATAATCCTGACAAAAACAATCTTGCACCATCAGATAGAGCATCCTAA
- the LOC107638842 gene encoding nuclear transcription factor Y subunit A-7 isoform X2, translating to MTSTHDVTDNEAGEKEQSESQMQSLSANGISDPGAGMQNNQYVTPAPLGTGYAMAPPPYPYPDPYYRSMFAPNDTQPYPPQPYGGHPMNFISCQAHIQLMGIQQAGVPLPTNAIEEPVFVNAKQYHGILRRRQSRAKAESENKAIRNRKPYLHESRHQHALRRARGCGGRFLNSKKDENQQDELSPADKSHSNDNHNPDKNNLAPSDRAS from the exons ATGACTTCCACCCATGACGTTACAG ATAATGAAGCTGGTGAGAAAGAGCAGTCAGAATCACAGATGCAATCTTTATCTGCAAATGGAATTTCTGATCCAGGTGCTGGTATGCAGAATAATCAGTATGTAACACCTGCACCACTTGGAACTGGGTATGCTATG GCGCCCCCTCCTTATCCATATCCAGATCCTTACTACAGAAGCATGTTTGCTCCGAATGATACACAGCCATATCCCCCGCAGCCATATGGTGGACATCCAATg AATTTTATCTCATGCCAGGCCCATATTCAGTTAATGGGAATTCAGCAAGCTGGTGTTCCTTTGCCTACTAATGCAATTGAGGAGCCTGTGTTTGTAAATGCAAAGCAGTATCACGGTATCTTAAGACGTAGGCAATCCCGTGCTAAAGCTGAATCCGAAAATAAGGCTATCAGGAATCGTAAG CCATACCTGCATGAATCTCGACATCAGCATGCACTTCGACGAGCAAGAGGATGTGGAGGCCGATTTCTGAACTCAAAGAAAGATGAGAATCAACAGGACGAGCTGTCACCTGCTGACAAATCACACTCAAACGACAATCATAATCCTGACAAAAACAATCTTGCACCATCAGATAGAGCATCCTAA
- the LOC107638842 gene encoding nuclear transcription factor Y subunit A-7 isoform X3, which produces MTSTHDVTDNEAGEKEQSESQMQSLSANGISDPGAGMQNNQYVTPAPLGTGYAMAPPPYPYPDPYYRSMFAPNDTQPYPPQPYGGHPMAHIQLMGIQQAGVPLPTNAIEEPVFVNAKQYHGILRRRQSRAKAESENKAIRNRKPYLHESRHQHALRRARGCGGRFLNSKKDENQQDELSPADKSHSNDNHNPDKNNLAPSDRAS; this is translated from the exons ATGACTTCCACCCATGACGTTACAG ATAATGAAGCTGGTGAGAAAGAGCAGTCAGAATCACAGATGCAATCTTTATCTGCAAATGGAATTTCTGATCCAGGTGCTGGTATGCAGAATAATCAGTATGTAACACCTGCACCACTTGGAACTGGGTATGCTATG GCGCCCCCTCCTTATCCATATCCAGATCCTTACTACAGAAGCATGTTTGCTCCGAATGATACACAGCCATATCCCCCGCAGCCATATGGTGGACATCCAATg GCCCATATTCAGTTAATGGGAATTCAGCAAGCTGGTGTTCCTTTGCCTACTAATGCAATTGAGGAGCCTGTGTTTGTAAATGCAAAGCAGTATCACGGTATCTTAAGACGTAGGCAATCCCGTGCTAAAGCTGAATCCGAAAATAAGGCTATCAGGAATCGTAAG CCATACCTGCATGAATCTCGACATCAGCATGCACTTCGACGAGCAAGAGGATGTGGAGGCCGATTTCTGAACTCAAAGAAAGATGAGAATCAACAGGACGAGCTGTCACCTGCTGACAAATCACACTCAAACGACAATCATAATCCTGACAAAAACAATCTTGCACCATCAGATAGAGCATCCTAA
- the LOC110270901 gene encoding uncharacterized protein LOC110270901, which yields MKKPPVSPDLPPPNLRATADETTRCNTANRPRKLIIKCGDRRIGCTTNKDAITATNTTGHDPGTELPQLPLEPTVNPKRRKKNNAEPKGYQSHTPWIPPSLPPTLLHDLAVTREELMHDFKISSDKIRQGNFSREDNHKPLEPTPPMVTAAVAERSPNGLKINESICDGTAETVWKGRTRSRSCNKKERPPFRFALTESEIEEDFMKMTMGENWSPRKQKKQPRNLQKQLDDLVPGFRLTEVKANLYKVSKF from the exons ATGAAGAAGCCTCCCGTTTCGCCTGATCTGCCACCACCAAACCTAAGGGCCACGGCCGATGAAACTACAAGATGCAATACTGCCAACCGTCCTCGCAAACTCATCATCAAGTGCGGAGACAGGAGGATCGGCTGCACTACTAATAAGGATGCCATCACAGCTACAAACACTACCGGCCATGATCCCGGCACAGAGCTGCCGCAGTTGCCGCTGGAACCAACTGTGAATCCGAAGAGGAGAAAGAAGAATAATGCAGAGCCAAAGGGATACCAGAGTCACACTCCATGGATACCACCTTCTCTGCCACCGACATTATTGCATGATCTCGCCGTGACGAGAGAGGAGCTCATGCATGATTTCAAGATTTCATCCGACAAAATCAGACAAGGAAATTTCAGCAGGGAAGATAATCACAAACCGCTTGAACCAACACCACCAATGGTGACAGCGGCGGTTGCGGAACGCAGTCCAAATGGATTGAAGATCAATGAGAGCATATGTGACGGCACTGCAGAAACCGTTTGGAAAGGTAGAACAAGAAGCAGGAGTTGCAACAAAAAAGAGAGACCGCCATTTAGGTTCGCGCTGACGGAATCGGAGATTGAGGAAGATTTCATGAAGATGACAATGGGCGAAAACTGGTCACCGCGGAAGCAgaaaaagcagcccagaaatctgCAGAAACAGTTGGAT GATCTTGTTCCTGGTTTTCGTTTAACAGAAGTTAAAGCAAATTTATACAAGGTTTCTAAATTTTAA
- the LOC107638842 gene encoding uncharacterized protein LOC107638842 isoform X1: protein MTKSPVSPDLPPPNLTATDEETTRCNTANRPRKLIIKCGDRMIGCTTDKDVINANTTSHDDSGTGRLEPTVNPKRRKKNNAEPKGYQSHTPWIPPSLPPTLLHDLTVTREELMHDFKTSLDKIKQGNFSKEDNHKPLAPTPPVVTAAIAERSPTGLKINESICDDTAENVWKGRTRSRSCNKKERPPFRFALTESEIEEDFMKMTMNKNWPPPKQKKQSRNLQKQLDDLVPGFGLTEIKADLYNVSKF, encoded by the exons ATGACGAAGTCTCCCGTTTCGCCTGATCTGCCGCCACCAAACCTAACGGCCACGGACGAGGAAACTACAAGATGCAATACTGCCAACCGTCCTCGCAAACTCATCATCAAGTGCGGAGACAGGATGATCGGCTGCACCACTGATAAGGACGTCATCAACGCAAACACTACTAGCCACGATGATTCCGGCACAGGGCGGCTGGAACCAACTGTGAATCCGAAGAGGAGAAAGAAGAATAATGCAGAGCCAAAGGGATACCAGAGTCACACTCCATGGATACCACCTTCTCTGCCACCGACATTATTGCATGATCTCACCGTGACGAGGGAGGAGCTCATGCATGATTTCAAGACTTCACTGGACaaaatcaaacaaggaaatttCAGTAAGGAGGATAATCACAAACCGCTTGCACCGACACCACCAGTAGTGACAGCAGCGATTGCTGAACGCAGTCCAACTGGATTGAAGATCAATGAGAGCATATGTGACGATACTGCGGAAAACGTTTGGAAAGGTAGAACAAGAAGCAGGAGTTGCAACAAGAAAGAGAGACCGCCATTTAGGTTCGCGTTGACGGAATCGGAAATTGAGGAAGATTTCATGAAGATGACAATGAATAAAAATTGGCCACCGCCGAAGCAGAAAAAGCAGTCCAGAAATCTGCAGAAACAATTGGAT GATCTTGTTCCTGGTTTTGGTTTAACAGAAATTAAAGCAGATTTATACAATGTTTCTAAATTTTAA